One region of Acidobacteriota bacterium genomic DNA includes:
- a CDS encoding ATP-binding protein has protein sequence MSRPKIVGDTMVVPSDQEYLTDVDAFLEATLRGYGAGESVIADVAISVTELVNNAMLHGNKSSPDKTVTIRIQKREDQVHITVSDQGGGFDPDNVEDPLAEENLLKEVGRGIFIVRSLVDSVDFKTSDRGTAVTISKII, from the coding sequence ATGTCTAGACCGAAAATCGTTGGGGACACGATGGTTGTTCCCTCGGACCAGGAGTACCTGACGGACGTAGACGCCTTTCTCGAAGCCACGCTGCGGGGATACGGCGCCGGCGAGTCGGTGATCGCCGATGTTGCCATCTCCGTCACCGAACTGGTCAACAACGCCATGCTGCACGGCAACAAATCCTCACCGGACAAGACAGTGACGATCCGGATCCAGAAACGTGAAGACCAGGTGCATATAACCGTCTCCGATCAGGGAGGCGGTTTTGACCCTGATAACGTTGAGGACCCTCTTGCCGAGGAGAACCTGCTCAAGGAAGTGGGACGCGGCATCTTTATCGTGAGGTCGCTCGTGGACTCGGTCGACTTCAAGACAAGCGACAGGGGAACAGCGGTTACAATCAGCAAGATAATCTGA
- a CDS encoding STAS domain-containing protein: MRLTDREQDGFVVLEPKGKIMGGPDASLLHDKLHEYIDQGKKQVIIDLGKVDWMNSTGLGILISGYTTLRNNDGVLKLANVTDKIQSLLTITKLVTVFEAYDSVDAAIESFK; the protein is encoded by the coding sequence ATGAGATTGACTGATCGCGAACAGGATGGTTTTGTCGTCCTCGAACCCAAGGGCAAGATCATGGGCGGGCCGGATGCAAGCCTTCTTCATGACAAGCTCCACGAGTACATTGACCAGGGCAAGAAGCAGGTAATCATTGACCTGGGCAAGGTGGACTGGATGAACTCCACCGGCCTGGGGATATTGATCTCCGGGTACACTACGCTCAGAAACAACGACGGTGTGTTGAAACTGGCCAACGTCACTGATAAAATCCAGTCCCTTCTTACCATCACCAAACTGGTAACGGTATTTGAGGCGTATGATTCAGTTGACGCTGCCATCGAGAGTTTCAAGTAG